ACTATGCAGCAGAGACGCGCACTTTTATGGCTCTTGATAGCACTGCCCCATACGCTATGGGCTCAGCAGGACTCGCTATGGCTCACTCCTGTAGATGTGACTGCCTCTCGTATGGAAACCTACTCTGCTGCGGACAAGACCGTGACCATCGACAGCACATACCTGACCCTCAATGACGGCAACTCTATCGCTATGCTCCTTTCCAAACTCGGACCACTCAATATACGATCTTATGGAATCGGTGGGTTGTCCACTGCCTCTTTGCGCGGCACAGGCAGCAATCAAACCGCCATACTTTGGGAAGGTATCAACCTACAGAGTCAAATGAACGGAAGTCTCGACCTCAATCTCGTACCAACCTTCATGATCGACAATATCTCTATTCAATACGGGGGAAGCTCCACTCTCAATGGCTCAGGAGCCATGGGAGGGTCTATCCAGATGAACAGCCAACCGTCTCGCTACAACACCCCCTTTTTCTTGTCCTTGCACGAGCAATTGGGCAGTTTTGGTTTGCAAAGTCACGGACTCAAAATCCAAACCTCTACTAACAAACTGAGCTACAGTATACGAGGATACTACAAACAGGCTGACAATGATTTTGACTTTTACAACCGCTTCACGCAAGTAGACGAAATCCAGCGCAACGCTCAGGTGAAGCAATACGGCCTACTCAGCTCCCTCTCTTACCGAATCACACCCAAGGGAGAACTGACCATCAAATATTGGCACCAAGACAATGACACCCATATCCCCAAAACTGCAGGTGCAGGTACCCCCTCCAATGCTGTCCAGTTTGACTCCTTCCACCGGGGAGTCCTCCGATACCAGCAAACGCTACATCCCACACTCAGGCTCTACTACCAGCTTGGGATACTGGATCATGCGCTGATTTACGACGACAAGATCAACACCTTGTCTCATAGCAGTTCGTTCTCCACTATCAACGAAGCACGACTAGACTACAACCCCACGCCCTATATCGCTTTGGAGCTAGGCATCAACCATACTTTCGAAAACGGACATTCGGACAGCTACGGCCAACTAGAAAACCGCCACCGTACGGCACTATTTCTCTCCACTCATCTTTCACTTTTATCCAAATTAGAACTCAATCTATCTGCTCGCCAAAGCATCATAGACGGGAAGACTGTACCCTTCTTGCCATCTATAGGACTATCCTATCCCGTTTCCTCATGGCTCGACCTCAAGTCCAAAGTCGCCAAGAGCTATCGTATCCCTACCTTCAACGACCTCTACTGGTCCGGATCAGGAGCCATCGGCAACCCCGATCTCGCCCCAGAAGAAGGCATGAGTTATGAAATCGGGTACCTTCTGCACAGCAATTCTACACCCAACCAAATACGCTATGAAGGGACTGTATTCTACAACCACATACAGGATTGGATCCAATGGAAGGAGGTTTCCAGTGTATGGACCCCTATCAATCTACAAGAAATCTGGACCTACGGCATAGAACAAAGTATCTCTGGAAGCTACCGCTTCTCCAGCACCTCACACCTATCTACTGGCGCCAACTATCAACTGACCATCGCTACCCCAAACAGTCCAAACCAGCTATGGACCAAGCCACAGCTCAGCTACACCCCCATGCATCAAGGCAACCTCTATCTCACCTACCACTGGCAGGCCTTTCATGCAGGCACCAATCTCGCCTATACAGGCAAACAGTACACAGATGAGGGCAACATTGAAATACGCGCACTGGACCCATACCTACTGATCGACCTCAACGCAGGCTATCAATTCCGTCTACAACAACACACCATTGCTCTCACAGCACAAGTCAAAAATTTATTCAACACCTCCTACGAGGTACGTCGGGCCTACCCTATGCCAGGCATCAATTATCAATTCAATCTAGTATATAAGTTCAATTAACATACCATATGAAAACAAATTCACTTTTTCACAACCTGCTCAAAGCCAGCTTCATTGCTTTCACATTCATATTTGCATCGTGTAGCGAAGATGACGGCTCTAAATTTACTCCGGGCCAAGATGGTTTCTACATCGTCAACGAAGGCGGTTTTGGTAATGGCAACACAAGTCTCTCGTTTTTCGACAAGGCTACATTGTCCGTGTCCAACAACGTGTTCGAAACGGTCACCGGCAAGCCACTAGGTGACCAAGCACAATCGATGACCATCTATGACAACAAAGGATACATCGTCGTACAAAATTCTGCCAAAATGGAAATCATCAGTACCGATGACAATTCCCTCCTAGCGACTATCAACGAAGGGCTTCCTTCCCCTCGCTATTTTATAGGAATAAACGCCAGCAAAGGTTATGTCTCTGACTGGGGAGCCGATGGCTCTACAGGCACGGTCAAAGTAATCGACCTCACGACTCATACAGTGACTAGCACCATCAGCGCAGGCGCAGGCACCAACCAAATGGTCAAGGTAGGACAGTACGTCTATGCTGCCAACAATGGTGGGTGGGGCTATGACAATACA
The DNA window shown above is from Reichenbachiella sp. 5M10 and carries:
- a CDS encoding TonB-dependent siderophore receptor; its protein translation is MQQRRALLWLLIALPHTLWAQQDSLWLTPVDVTASRMETYSAADKTVTIDSTYLTLNDGNSIAMLLSKLGPLNIRSYGIGGLSTASLRGTGSNQTAILWEGINLQSQMNGSLDLNLVPTFMIDNISIQYGGSSTLNGSGAMGGSIQMNSQPSRYNTPFFLSLHEQLGSFGLQSHGLKIQTSTNKLSYSIRGYYKQADNDFDFYNRFTQVDEIQRNAQVKQYGLLSSLSYRITPKGELTIKYWHQDNDTHIPKTAGAGTPSNAVQFDSFHRGVLRYQQTLHPTLRLYYQLGILDHALIYDDKINTLSHSSSFSTINEARLDYNPTPYIALELGINHTFENGHSDSYGQLENRHRTALFLSTHLSLLSKLELNLSARQSIIDGKTVPFLPSIGLSYPVSSWLDLKSKVAKSYRIPTFNDLYWSGSGAIGNPDLAPEEGMSYEIGYLLHSNSTPNQIRYEGTVFYNHIQDWIQWKEVSSVWTPINLQEIWTYGIEQSISGSYRFSSTSHLSTGANYQLTIATPNSPNQLWTKPQLSYTPMHQGNLYLTYHWQAFHAGTNLAYTGKQYTDEGNIEIRALDPYLLIDLNAGYQFRLQQHTIALTAQVKNLFNTSYEVRRAYPMPGINYQFNLVYKFN
- a CDS encoding DUF5074 domain-containing protein; this encodes MKTNSLFHNLLKASFIAFTFIFASCSEDDGSKFTPGQDGFYIVNEGGFGNGNTSLSFFDKATLSVSNNVFETVTGKPLGDQAQSMTIYDNKGYIVVQNSAKMEIISTDDNSLLATINEGLPSPRYFIGINASKGYVSDWGADGSTGTVKVIDLTTHTVTSTISAGAGTNQMVKVGQYVYAANNGGWGYDNTVIVIDTETDQIVQTLTVGDNPSTLVVDEEDDVWVTGAGKTVYNSDWSIDLENSTPAFLAQIDTDDNTLDLKIEAPSVGIGPGSLNIDSKGKTLVFRYDGGISTVSTDLNDDTASVTDFTEVIADDNISGLAVDASDDQIIVCISPNYTNPGSIKRYDFSGSFIDEYTVGIGPNGIAY